The proteins below come from a single Angustibacter sp. Root456 genomic window:
- a CDS encoding FAD-binding oxidoreductase has translation MSTHPTGTVAAGIGRQRTPGEATQAVLDDLAQHLTGALVRPSDAGYDAARAVYNAMIDRRPAAIARCASVEDVVACVRCARDHHDLDLAVRGGGHNAAGLGVADGALVVDLADLREVTVDAEAGVVHVGGGCTWHDVDAATFEDGIAVPCGFLSSTGVGGLTLGGGVGYLTRRFGMTVDNLLAAQVVLADGSVVTADAQSHPDLFWALRGGGGNFGVVTRFTFRAHAIGDHGTVVGGPVLYALEDAGDVLRWYRDLLPTLPEELSGWFALLTIPPAPPFPEELHGRKAAGIVWCYTGDPARADEVLAPVREFGSPLLVGVQPMPFPALQSAFDALYPAGLQWYWRADVYEHVSDEAVAVHERYGAELPTGHSTMHLYPIDGAATRVAADATAFPYRRGGWAGVIVGVDPDPANAPAITSWAKAYWEQLHPTSAGGAYVNFLQDEGAERVRAAYGPNYDRLRQVKRAYDPTNLFHVNQNIPPA, from the coding sequence ATGAGCACTCACCCGACAGGTACCGTCGCGGCCGGCATCGGTCGTCAGCGAACCCCCGGCGAGGCCACTCAGGCGGTGCTGGACGACCTGGCCCAGCACCTCACCGGCGCGCTCGTGCGCCCCTCCGACGCGGGCTACGACGCGGCCCGGGCCGTGTACAACGCGATGATCGACCGGCGTCCGGCGGCCATCGCGCGCTGCGCCTCGGTCGAGGACGTCGTCGCGTGCGTGCGCTGCGCTCGTGACCACCACGACCTCGACCTGGCCGTGCGTGGTGGCGGCCACAACGCCGCCGGGCTCGGCGTGGCGGACGGCGCCCTCGTCGTCGACCTCGCGGACCTGCGCGAGGTGACGGTGGACGCCGAGGCAGGTGTCGTGCACGTCGGCGGAGGGTGCACCTGGCACGACGTCGACGCCGCGACCTTCGAGGACGGCATCGCGGTGCCGTGCGGGTTCCTGTCGAGCACCGGAGTCGGCGGTCTGACGCTGGGCGGCGGTGTCGGCTACCTGACGCGTCGCTTCGGGATGACGGTCGACAACCTGCTCGCGGCGCAGGTGGTGCTGGCGGACGGGTCGGTCGTAACGGCCGACGCGCAGTCGCACCCGGACCTGTTCTGGGCGCTGCGCGGCGGCGGCGGCAACTTCGGCGTCGTCACGCGGTTCACGTTCCGCGCGCACGCGATCGGCGACCACGGCACGGTGGTGGGTGGGCCGGTGCTGTACGCGCTCGAGGACGCCGGCGACGTCCTGCGCTGGTACCGCGACCTGCTGCCGACGTTGCCCGAGGAGCTGAGCGGGTGGTTCGCCCTGCTCACGATCCCGCCGGCGCCGCCGTTCCCGGAGGAGCTGCACGGGCGCAAGGCCGCCGGCATCGTCTGGTGCTACACCGGCGACCCGGCGCGCGCCGACGAGGTGCTGGCGCCGGTGCGGGAGTTCGGCTCGCCGCTGCTGGTGGGCGTGCAGCCGATGCCGTTCCCCGCGCTGCAGAGCGCCTTCGACGCCCTCTACCCCGCGGGCCTGCAGTGGTACTGGCGCGCCGACGTCTACGAGCACGTCAGCGACGAGGCCGTCGCGGTCCACGAGCGGTACGGCGCCGAGCTCCCGACCGGGCACTCCACGATGCACCTGTACCCGATCGACGGTGCGGCCACGCGCGTGGCGGCCGACGCGACGGCGTTCCCCTACCGCCGCGGCGGGTGGGCCGGGGTCATCGTCGGCGTCGACCCCGACCCGGCGAACGCCCCAGCGATCACCAGCTGGGCGAAGGCGTACTGGGAGCAGCTTCACCCGACGTCCGCCGGGGGCGCCTACGTCAACTTCCTGCAGGACGAGGGGGCCGAGCGGGTGCGGGCGGCCTACGGGCCGAACTACGACCGGCTGCGGCAGGTCAAGCGGGCCTACGACCCGACGAACCTGTTCCACGTCAACCAGAACATCCCGCCCGCCTGA
- a CDS encoding C40 family peptidase, producing the protein MTTRTPGRHRAPARHASTLLAPSSSSTGAVAKTSAVLAVSGGLVASLGLQAHAAPASVDTAATTTEAPNGVQQASAVPAALVDGVAAAPSFGEIGFTAVATKPKPKPKPKPVVKLQRATERVSRSSERTAPAAPAPAPVSIKAGAPGSPEFGAAVMAIAARYEGTPYQYGGTTPAGFDCSGYTSYVFRQVGIDLPRTSSAQRAATTRISRSEAVPGDLVFLPGHVGIYAGNGMMWDAPRTGKDVQKRAVYSSSATYGRVHG; encoded by the coding sequence GTGACGACTCGTACCCCCGGGCGCCATCGCGCGCCCGCGCGACACGCGTCCACGCTCCTCGCTCCCTCATCCAGCTCGACCGGTGCCGTCGCCAAGACGTCCGCGGTGCTCGCGGTCTCCGGCGGTCTGGTCGCCTCGCTCGGCCTGCAGGCTCACGCCGCGCCGGCGAGCGTCGACACCGCGGCCACCACGACCGAGGCGCCCAACGGCGTCCAGCAGGCGTCGGCTGTGCCCGCCGCGCTGGTGGACGGCGTCGCCGCCGCTCCGTCGTTCGGCGAGATCGGCTTCACGGCGGTGGCGACCAAGCCGAAGCCCAAGCCCAAGCCGAAGCCGGTCGTGAAGTTGCAGCGCGCCACCGAGCGGGTCAGCCGCTCCAGCGAGCGCACCGCGCCTGCCGCGCCCGCGCCCGCTCCGGTGAGCATCAAGGCCGGCGCGCCCGGGTCGCCGGAGTTCGGCGCCGCCGTGATGGCGATCGCCGCGCGCTACGAGGGCACGCCCTACCAGTACGGCGGCACCACGCCCGCTGGCTTCGACTGCTCCGGTTACACCTCCTACGTCTTCCGCCAGGTGGGTATCGACCTGCCGCGCACCTCGAGCGCGCAGCGGGCGGCCACCACCCGCATCTCGCGCAGCGAGGCCGTGCCGGGTGACCTGGTGTTCCTGCCCGGCCACGTCGGCATCTACGCGGGCAACGGCATGATGTGGGACGCCCCCCGCACCGGCAAGGACGTCCAGAAGCGTGCGGTGTACTCCAGCAGCGCCACGTACGGCCGCGTCCACGGCTGA
- a CDS encoding cold-shock protein, with the protein MSQGTVKWFNAEKGFGFIAQDGGGADVFVHYSAIASDGYRSLDENQRVEFDVTQGPKGPQAENVRPI; encoded by the coding sequence ATGTCCCAGGGCACAGTGAAGTGGTTCAACGCCGAGAAGGGCTTCGGCTTCATCGCTCAGGACGGCGGCGGCGCCGACGTCTTCGTGCACTACTCGGCGATCGCGTCGGACGGCTACCGTTCGCTCGACGAGAACCAGCGCGTCGAGTTCGACGTCACGCAGGGCCCGAAGGGCCCGCAGGCGGAGAACGTCCGCCCCATCTGA
- the eda gene encoding bifunctional 4-hydroxy-2-oxoglutarate aldolase/2-dehydro-3-deoxy-phosphogluconate aldolase, which yields MSAPTVGPVTVDDVMTTSPVVPVVVIEDVADAVPLAGALLRGGVGVIEITLRTPAGLEAIRRVAAEVPDMLVGAGTVVTADQVTASVEAGASFLVTPGSPPRLLDAALGAGVPLLAGAGTVTEMMTLAERGLTAMKFFPAEPSGGRDYLAAVAGPLPHLRFCPTGGITPTSAPTYLALPSVPCVGGSWLTPKDAVREGRWDVVEGLARQAAALRP from the coding sequence GTGAGCGCGCCGACGGTGGGTCCCGTGACCGTCGACGACGTCATGACCACGTCGCCGGTCGTGCCGGTGGTGGTGATCGAGGACGTCGCCGACGCCGTCCCCCTGGCGGGCGCTCTGCTGCGTGGCGGTGTGGGTGTCATCGAGATCACTCTGCGCACGCCGGCCGGACTGGAGGCCATCCGGCGCGTGGCCGCCGAGGTGCCCGACATGCTCGTGGGAGCAGGCACGGTGGTCACCGCTGACCAGGTGACGGCGTCCGTCGAGGCGGGGGCGTCGTTCCTCGTCACCCCGGGCTCGCCGCCGCGCCTGCTCGACGCGGCGCTCGGGGCCGGCGTCCCGCTGCTGGCCGGTGCGGGCACCGTCACCGAGATGATGACGCTCGCCGAGCGCGGCCTGACGGCGATGAAGTTCTTCCCCGCTGAGCCGAGCGGTGGCCGCGACTACCTGGCTGCTGTCGCCGGGCCGTTGCCGCACCTGCGGTTCTGCCCGACGGGCGGGATCACCCCGACCAGCGCACCGACGTACCTCGCGCTGCCGAGCGTGCCGTGCGTCGGCGGGTCGTGGCTCACGCCGAAGGACGCCGTGCGCGAAGGGCGCTGGGACGTCGTCGAGGGCCTCGCCCGCCAGGCCGCCGCGCTGCGTCCCTGA
- the sigK gene encoding ECF RNA polymerase sigma factor SigK — protein MGSTQRRLGVVPDDARATGDAADSLEALVTQVARGDEAAFEVLFRRTGGPVLGVVRRVLRDPAQSEEVAQEVMVEVWRTATRFDPSRGSATTWIMTMAHARAVDRVRSAQAARDRDERVGRRDTVREYDEVAEEVEVRLEQQAVRSCLGGLTELQRESVQLAYYGGYTYREVAELLDVPLGTIKTRLRDGLIRLRDCLGVPA, from the coding sequence ATGGGCTCGACGCAGCGGCGCTTGGGAGTCGTCCCGGACGACGCCAGGGCCACCGGCGACGCCGCCGACTCCCTGGAGGCGCTGGTGACCCAGGTCGCCCGCGGGGACGAGGCGGCCTTCGAGGTGCTGTTCCGCCGCACGGGCGGCCCGGTGCTGGGCGTTGTGCGGCGCGTCCTGCGCGACCCCGCGCAGTCCGAGGAGGTGGCCCAGGAGGTCATGGTCGAGGTGTGGCGCACCGCGACCCGCTTCGACCCTTCCCGCGGCAGCGCCACCACGTGGATCATGACCATGGCGCACGCCCGCGCCGTCGACCGCGTCCGGTCGGCCCAGGCCGCCCGCGACCGCGACGAGCGGGTGGGGCGCCGCGACACCGTGCGCGAGTACGACGAGGTGGCCGAGGAGGTCGAGGTGCGGCTGGAGCAGCAGGCGGTGCGCAGCTGCCTCGGTGGGCTCACCGAGCTGCAGCGCGAGTCCGTGCAGCTGGCCTACTACGGCGGCTACACCTACCGGGAGGTCGCCGAGCTGCTCGACGTGCCCCTCGGCACGATCAAGACCCGCCTGCGCGACGGTCTGATCCGTCTGCGCGACTGCCTGGGGGTGCCAGCATGA
- the edd gene encoding phosphogluconate dehydratase: MARVTPLHRVVHDVTERIVERSAPQRSAYLAQLAAARAHGRPRSALGCSNLAHAVAACGASERAALSGDEAASIAIVTAYNDMLSAHAPYETYPRDIKAAATDVGAVARVAGGVPAMCDGVTQGRPGMELSLFSRDVIAMATAIALSHDVFDAALMLGVCDKIVPGMVAGALAFGHLPTAFVPAGPMASGLPNAEKAAVRRAAAEGTVGRTELLAAEVASYHSPGTCTFYGTANSNQLLMDVMGLHLPGAAFISPDDPLRAALTSAATQRVAQIAASDAPYGIGEVVDERVVVNGAVALLATGGSTNHTIHLVAMAAAAGIELTWEDLDDLSRVIPLCTRLYPSGTADVNHFHAAGGTPFLVGTLLDAGLLHPDVRTLAGDGLQRYRRTPWLDDAGDLRWDDAPSVSGDLDVLRPASAPFAPDGGLRVLRGSLGHAVVKVSAVAPEHRVVEAPVRVFSDQTAVLEAFSRRELDRDVVVVVREQGPSANGMPELHQLTPSLTVLQRRGFRVALVTDGRMSGASGAVPAAIHVTPESVHGGPIARLRDGDVVRLDCTTGQLDVLVDADELAAREPADATGGSERGTGRELFGVMRGNVGPADRGAHVFGTPPSAVVAPQAVPAFGSAS; the protein is encoded by the coding sequence ATGGCACGCGTCACCCCGCTGCACCGTGTGGTCCACGACGTCACCGAACGCATCGTCGAGCGCAGCGCGCCGCAGCGCTCGGCCTACCTCGCACAGCTCGCCGCGGCGCGCGCCCACGGGCGCCCGCGGTCGGCGCTGGGCTGCAGCAACCTCGCCCACGCCGTCGCGGCGTGCGGTGCGAGCGAGCGCGCGGCGCTGTCCGGCGACGAGGCCGCGAGCATCGCGATCGTCACGGCCTACAACGACATGCTCTCGGCCCACGCGCCGTACGAGACCTACCCGCGCGACATCAAGGCGGCCGCCACGGACGTCGGAGCCGTCGCCCGCGTGGCCGGTGGCGTGCCGGCGATGTGCGACGGCGTCACCCAGGGACGCCCGGGCATGGAGCTCAGCCTCTTCAGCCGTGACGTCATCGCCATGGCCACGGCGATCGCGTTGTCGCACGACGTCTTCGACGCTGCGCTGATGCTCGGTGTCTGCGACAAGATCGTGCCCGGCATGGTGGCCGGGGCGCTGGCCTTCGGTCACCTGCCGACCGCCTTCGTGCCCGCAGGACCCATGGCGAGCGGGCTCCCGAATGCCGAGAAGGCCGCGGTACGCCGGGCCGCGGCCGAAGGCACGGTGGGTCGCACCGAGCTGCTGGCGGCGGAGGTGGCGTCGTACCACTCGCCCGGCACGTGCACCTTCTACGGCACCGCGAACTCCAACCAGCTGCTCATGGACGTCATGGGCCTGCACCTGCCCGGCGCCGCCTTCATCTCGCCCGATGACCCCCTGCGCGCGGCGCTCACTTCCGCTGCCACGCAACGGGTTGCGCAGATCGCAGCCAGCGACGCGCCGTACGGCATCGGCGAGGTCGTGGACGAGCGCGTCGTGGTCAACGGCGCGGTCGCGCTGCTGGCCACCGGCGGCTCGACCAACCACACGATCCACCTCGTTGCGATGGCGGCGGCGGCCGGTATCGAGCTGACGTGGGAGGACCTCGACGACCTCTCGCGCGTGATCCCGCTGTGCACGCGGCTCTACCCGAGCGGCACGGCGGACGTGAACCACTTCCACGCCGCGGGTGGCACGCCGTTCCTCGTCGGCACGCTGCTCGACGCGGGGCTGCTGCACCCCGACGTGCGCACCCTCGCCGGTGACGGTCTGCAGCGCTACCGCCGAACGCCGTGGCTGGACGACGCCGGCGACCTGCGGTGGGACGACGCGCCGTCCGTGAGCGGTGACCTCGACGTGCTGCGCCCGGCGTCCGCGCCGTTCGCCCCGGACGGCGGCCTGCGGGTGCTGCGCGGGTCGCTCGGTCACGCGGTGGTCAAGGTGTCGGCGGTGGCGCCCGAGCACCGCGTGGTGGAGGCGCCGGTGCGGGTCTTCTCCGACCAGACCGCTGTGCTGGAGGCGTTCTCGCGCCGCGAGCTCGACCGCGACGTCGTCGTCGTGGTGCGCGAGCAGGGGCCTTCGGCCAACGGCATGCCCGAGCTGCACCAGCTGACGCCGTCGCTGACGGTGCTGCAGCGGCGCGGCTTCCGCGTGGCGCTCGTGACCGACGGGCGGATGTCGGGGGCGTCCGGCGCGGTGCCCGCTGCGATCCACGTGACGCCGGAGTCCGTGCACGGTGGGCCGATCGCGCGGCTGCGCGACGGTGACGTCGTGCGGCTCGACTGCACCACCGGGCAGCTCGACGTCCTGGTCGACGCCGACGAGCTGGCCGCCCGTGAGCCGGCTGACGCGACGGGGGGGAGTGAGCGCGGTACGGGACGTGAGCTGTTCGGTGTGATGCGAGGGAACGTCGGGCCGGCCGATCGAGGGGCGCACGTGTTCGGAACGCCACCCTCTGCAGTGGTTGCACCGCAGGCGGTTCCGGCCTTCGGGAGCGCCTCGTGA
- a CDS encoding DsbA family oxidoreductase, with protein sequence MTDALKVEIWSDIVCPWCYIGKRRLEAAVASSGVPVQVTWRSFQLDPTAPRESTEDVATYLGRKYGGGREAGLAMNERVSQVAAQDGLEYHLEAAQRANTVDAHRLLHLAAEHGVQDALKERLLRAYFTEGQAVGDPQTLAGLAAEVGLAAERVREVLGSDEYADDVAADQAEAQALGANGVPFFVIDRRYAVSGAQPVELFEQALRQAWSEHRPALLSVPSTDGAGAEVCGPDGCTT encoded by the coding sequence GTGACTGATGCGCTGAAGGTCGAGATCTGGTCGGACATCGTGTGCCCGTGGTGCTACATCGGCAAGCGGCGGCTGGAGGCGGCCGTGGCGTCGTCCGGGGTGCCGGTGCAGGTGACCTGGCGCTCGTTCCAGCTCGACCCGACGGCGCCGCGGGAGAGCACCGAGGACGTCGCGACGTACCTCGGCCGCAAGTACGGCGGGGGCCGCGAGGCGGGGCTGGCCATGAACGAGCGCGTGTCGCAGGTCGCCGCGCAGGACGGCCTGGAGTACCACCTCGAAGCGGCCCAGCGCGCGAATACCGTCGATGCCCACCGGCTGCTGCACCTCGCCGCTGAGCACGGGGTGCAGGACGCGCTGAAGGAGCGGCTGCTGCGCGCCTACTTCACCGAGGGGCAGGCGGTGGGCGACCCCCAGACGCTGGCCGGGCTCGCCGCCGAGGTGGGGCTGGCGGCCGAGCGCGTGCGCGAGGTGCTGGGCTCGGACGAGTACGCCGACGACGTCGCGGCCGACCAGGCCGAGGCCCAGGCGCTGGGCGCGAACGGCGTGCCGTTCTTCGTCATCGACCGGCGGTACGCGGTGAGCGGCGCCCAGCCCGTGGAGCTGTTCGAGCAGGCGCTGCGCCAGGCGTGGAGCGAGCATCGGCCCGCGCTGTTGAGCGTGCCGAGCACCGACGGCGCGGGCGCCGAGGTGTGCGGTCCGGACGGCTGCACCACCTGA
- a CDS encoding anti-sigma factor domain-containing protein: MTRDGTTHDLHTLTGAYALDALDDPERREFEAHLAECESCTEEVRGLRATGAMLGVAAASGVPASFRDSVMEQVRATRQLPPVSDAGTVTSLLRRSRVASRTFLAVAAALVVVAGSLGAVAVQQHREAVRVEQAASQMAAVLAAPDARQIDGGGVARVIVAPSEGKAVFVGQKLPATDAQHVLQLWVIDGGARSVGLIHGSQALLATGVTPGAKLGVTVEPAGGSKQPTTAPIMTMDLGA; this comes from the coding sequence ATGACTCGCGACGGCACGACGCACGACCTGCACACCCTCACCGGCGCGTACGCCCTGGACGCCCTCGACGACCCCGAGCGGCGCGAGTTCGAGGCCCACCTCGCCGAGTGCGAGTCGTGCACCGAAGAGGTCCGCGGCCTGCGCGCCACCGGCGCCATGCTCGGGGTGGCCGCGGCCAGCGGCGTGCCGGCGTCGTTCCGGGACTCGGTGATGGAGCAGGTGCGTGCGACGCGTCAGCTCCCGCCCGTCTCGGACGCCGGCACCGTCACCTCGCTGCTCCGGCGCTCGCGCGTGGCGTCCCGCACGTTCCTCGCCGTGGCGGCCGCGCTCGTCGTCGTGGCCGGGAGCCTCGGCGCGGTGGCGGTGCAGCAGCACCGGGAGGCCGTGCGGGTCGAGCAGGCCGCTTCGCAGATGGCGGCCGTGCTCGCCGCGCCGGACGCCCGGCAGATCGACGGCGGCGGTGTGGCCCGCGTGATCGTCGCCCCGTCGGAGGGCAAGGCGGTGTTCGTCGGCCAGAAGCTGCCGGCCACCGACGCCCAGCACGTGCTGCAGCTGTGGGTGATCGACGGCGGTGCGCGCTCGGTGGGCCTGATCCACGGGTCGCAGGCCCTGCTCGCGACCGGTGTCACGCCGGGCGCCAAGCTCGGCGTCACCGTGGAGCCGGCCGGTGGCTCCAAGCAGCCCACGACGGCACCGATCATGACGATGGACCTCGGCGCCTGA
- a CDS encoding deoxyribodipyrimidine photo-lyase, with product MPDTVLWFRRDLRLADHPALHAAAQAADGGRVLALFVLDDRLLNASGAPRVRWLLRSLQALRAATDGALVVRHGNPANVLPDVARELGAASVHVTADAGPYGRGRDEAVERALEVPLVRTGTPYAVGPGSVTKGDGTPYQVFTPFSKAWTAHGWPAPAGDPPPGLRWARTVDSADLPAEPDLDGVELPDVGERAALQRWREFRDDALDRYADDRDRPDLDGTSQLSAHLKYGEIHPRTLLADLAGRRSKGAQTFRSELCWREFYADVLWHHPESAREYLRPEYARLGYDEPGDGFDAWREGRTGYPFVDAGMRQLRATGWMHNRVRMVTASFLVKDLHVEWQHGARHFLRWLRDGDLASNNHGWQWVAGSGTDAAPYFRVFNPVGQGLRFDPDGAYVRRWVPELAHLHGAAAHEPWEHDDGYAHDYPRRIVDHAEERAEALRRYESVRRR from the coding sequence GTGCCTGACACCGTGCTGTGGTTCCGGCGCGACCTGCGCCTCGCCGACCACCCTGCGCTGCACGCGGCCGCCCAGGCTGCGGACGGCGGCCGCGTGCTGGCGCTGTTCGTCCTCGACGACCGGCTGCTGAACGCCTCCGGCGCACCGCGCGTCAGGTGGCTGCTGAGGTCGCTGCAGGCGCTGCGGGCGGCCACGGACGGCGCGCTCGTCGTCCGGCACGGCAACCCCGCCAATGTGCTGCCTGACGTCGCGCGCGAGCTGGGTGCGGCGTCGGTGCACGTCACCGCGGACGCCGGCCCCTACGGGCGCGGGCGCGACGAGGCGGTCGAGCGAGCCCTCGAGGTGCCCCTGGTGCGCACCGGCACGCCGTACGCCGTCGGCCCGGGCTCGGTGACCAAGGGCGACGGCACGCCGTACCAGGTGTTCACGCCCTTCTCGAAGGCTTGGACGGCGCACGGCTGGCCGGCCCCGGCCGGCGACCCGCCGCCGGGGCTGCGCTGGGCCCGCACGGTGGACTCCGCCGACCTGCCTGCCGAGCCCGACCTCGACGGCGTCGAGCTGCCGGACGTCGGTGAGCGGGCAGCCCTGCAGCGCTGGCGGGAGTTCCGCGACGACGCCCTCGACCGCTACGCGGACGACCGCGACCGGCCCGACCTCGACGGCACCTCGCAGCTGTCGGCGCACCTGAAGTACGGCGAGATCCACCCGCGCACGCTGCTGGCCGACCTCGCCGGGCGCCGCAGCAAGGGCGCTCAGACCTTCCGCAGCGAGCTGTGCTGGCGCGAGTTCTACGCCGACGTCCTGTGGCACCACCCCGAGAGCGCCCGCGAGTACCTGCGGCCCGAGTACGCGCGGCTGGGCTACGACGAGCCCGGCGACGGTTTCGACGCCTGGCGCGAGGGCCGCACCGGCTATCCCTTCGTCGACGCCGGCATGAGGCAGCTGCGGGCCACCGGGTGGATGCACAACCGGGTGCGCATGGTCACCGCGAGCTTCCTGGTGAAGGACCTGCACGTCGAGTGGCAGCACGGGGCGCGGCACTTCCTGCGCTGGTTGCGCGACGGCGACCTCGCGAGCAACAACCACGGCTGGCAGTGGGTGGCCGGCTCGGGCACGGACGCCGCGCCGTACTTCCGGGTCTTCAACCCGGTGGGCCAGGGGCTGCGCTTCGACCCCGACGGTGCCTACGTGCGGCGCTGGGTGCCCGAGCTCGCGCACCTGCACGGTGCCGCGGCGCACGAGCCGTGGGAGCACGACGACGGCTACGCCCACGACTACCCGCGACGGATCGTCGACCACGCCGAGGAGCGGGCTGAGGCGCTGCGCCGCTACGAGAGCGTGCGCCGCCGCTAG
- a CDS encoding metal-dependent transcriptional regulator, with protein MSDLIDTTEMYLRTIFELEEEGIVPMRARIAERLGHSGPTVSQTVARMERDGLVHVTGDRHLELTDDGRQKATRVMRKHRLAERLLVDVVGLEWEFVHEEACRWEHVMSERVERKLLEILDHPTQSPYGNPIPGLDELGESDGGEQFLGGGLRQLGELAGATASDVVVHRIGEPAQGDPQLLGALHQAGLRPGERVQVRRDGDRLVVVGADGREVAVDRRTAEHVFAVPAPAR; from the coding sequence GTGAGCGACCTGATCGACACCACCGAGATGTACCTGCGCACCATCTTCGAGCTCGAGGAGGAGGGCATCGTGCCGATGCGCGCCCGCATCGCCGAGCGCCTCGGGCACAGCGGTCCGACGGTGTCGCAGACGGTGGCGCGCATGGAGCGTGACGGCCTGGTGCACGTCACCGGCGACCGGCACCTCGAGCTCACCGACGACGGCCGGCAGAAGGCCACCCGCGTGATGCGCAAGCACCGCCTGGCCGAGCGACTGCTCGTCGACGTCGTCGGGCTGGAGTGGGAGTTCGTGCACGAGGAGGCGTGCCGCTGGGAGCACGTCATGAGCGAGCGGGTCGAGCGCAAGCTGCTCGAGATCCTCGACCACCCCACCCAGTCGCCGTACGGCAACCCGATCCCGGGTCTGGACGAGCTGGGGGAGTCAGACGGCGGCGAGCAGTTCCTGGGTGGCGGCCTGCGCCAGCTCGGCGAGCTGGCGGGGGCGACGGCGTCAGACGTCGTCGTGCACCGCATCGGCGAGCCGGCCCAGGGCGACCCGCAGCTGCTCGGCGCGCTGCACCAGGCGGGGCTGCGGCCGGGCGAGCGGGTGCAGGTGCGGCGTGACGGCGACCGGCTGGTCGTGGTGGGCGCCGACGGGCGCGAGGTCGCCGTCGATCGCCGCACCGCCGAGCACGTGTTCGCCGTCCCGGCACCGGCTCGGTGA
- a CDS encoding CoA-binding protein, with protein sequence MPAIKDAAEEFLSHRRIAVTGVSRNPGSHGSNVVYQRLRERGYEVFAVNPNTDQVEGDRCYPNLHAIPDGVDVVVIGTRPEHAQGTVEECAELGIQRVWMHRAPGQGSVSPQAAAYGRGHGMTVIDGGCPCMFGPTADRGHQVMRWVFTLNGHVPRTV encoded by the coding sequence ATGCCAGCCATCAAGGACGCCGCTGAGGAGTTCCTCAGCCACCGCCGCATCGCCGTCACCGGCGTCTCGCGCAACCCGGGCAGCCACGGCAGCAACGTCGTCTACCAGCGCCTGCGCGAGCGCGGCTACGAGGTCTTCGCCGTCAACCCCAACACCGACCAGGTCGAAGGTGACCGCTGCTACCCGAACCTGCACGCGATCCCGGACGGCGTGGACGTCGTCGTCATCGGCACCCGGCCCGAGCACGCGCAAGGCACCGTGGAGGAGTGCGCCGAGCTCGGCATCCAGCGAGTGTGGATGCATCGGGCACCCGGCCAGGGCAGCGTCTCGCCGCAGGCCGCCGCCTACGGGCGCGGCCACGGCATGACCGTCATCGACGGCGGGTGCCCGTGCATGTTCGGCCCGACGGCGGACCGCGGCCACCAGGTCATGCGCTGGGTGTTCACCCTGAACGGCCACGTGCCGCGCACGGTCTAG
- a CDS encoding HNH endonuclease has product MRTLVLNAGYEPLSVVSFKRAVVLVLGGKASVLAESDEPLRSPGSVHRDGLSMATPSVILLVRYVRAPRRRAVAVTRRGVLRRDGHRCAYCRAQAATVDHVMPRSRGGADAWENLVACCLRCNSAKGNRTPEEMGWRLHQRPVAPSGPLWALRGAESLDPSWEEFLSVAA; this is encoded by the coding sequence ATGCGCACGCTCGTGCTCAACGCCGGCTACGAGCCGTTGTCGGTGGTGTCGTTCAAGCGGGCCGTGGTGCTCGTGCTGGGCGGCAAGGCCAGCGTGCTGGCCGAGTCCGACGAGCCGCTGCGCAGCCCCGGCTCCGTGCACCGCGACGGGCTGTCGATGGCGACACCCTCGGTGATCCTGCTCGTGCGCTACGTGCGTGCCCCGCGCCGGCGGGCGGTGGCGGTGACGCGTCGGGGCGTGCTGCGACGCGACGGCCACCGCTGCGCCTACTGCCGCGCCCAGGCCGCGACGGTCGACCACGTCATGCCCCGCTCGCGCGGCGGCGCCGACGCGTGGGAGAACCTCGTGGCCTGCTGCCTGCGCTGCAACAGCGCGAAGGGCAATCGGACGCCGGAGGAGATGGGGTGGCGGCTGCACCAGCGGCCGGTCGCGCCGTCCGGGCCGTTGTGGGCGCTGCGGGGGGCGGAGTCGCTCGACCCGTCGTGGGAGGAGTTCCTCTCCGTCGCCGCCTGA